One window from the genome of Cucumis melo cultivar AY chromosome 10, USDA_Cmelo_AY_1.0, whole genome shotgun sequence encodes:
- the LOC127151160 gene encoding secreted RxLR effector protein 161-like, producing METIPYASIVGSLLYAQTCTKPDINFVVGTLGRYQSNPIIDYWKVVKKVLRYLEGTKDYMLTYKRSDHLEVIGYSDSDFAGCVDTRKFTFGYLFLLTEGAISWKSAKQSIIAASTMEAEFVACFEATVHGL from the coding sequence ATGGAAACTATTCCTTATGCATCTATTGTTGGAAGCTTATTGTATGCACAGACTTGCACTAAACCAGACATCAATTTTGTTGTGGGTACGCTAGGCAGGTATCAAAGTAATCCAATAATCGATTATTGGAAAGTTGTAAAGAAAGTTTTAAGGTATCTGGAAGGAACAAAGGATTATATGCTTACTTACAAGAGATCTGATCATCTTGAGGTGATTGGATATTCAGATTCAGATTTTGCCGGATGTGTAGATACAAGAAAATTCACTTTTGGCTATTTGTTCCTGTTAACTGAAGGAGCAATTTCATGGAAAAGTGCAAAGCAGTCTATtatcgctgcatccactatggaagctgaatTTGTAGCATGCTTTGAGGCTACAGTTCATGGTTTATAG